TTGCCTCGctccctcctttccttccttcctaccCCTCTTCTGCTCGCCACAGAAAGTGGGAATGCTCTATAGAaagcgtgtgtctgtgtgcgccaAATTAAAAGGTCTTGTGCTGctcttgttctttctctctctaacacacCTCCAGGGCTCACACCCCTGAGGAAGGACACACACGGGAGTGGTTCAGCCTGCACACCTATCAAATGcttcttgctcctcctcctcagcctcctgctgcaggtagaggagaccGCTCCAAGGGAAAAGGAGAAGGATTcacagaggaaaggagaggcACTGCCCCTTTTGGCCTTTGCCCCCTGCATTCTTCTTCACCTTCTCTCTGGctcatttatttctttaaaaagaaagcCTGAGAAATAAAAGAACTAAAAAGGAAGCCTAttttccccacacacacatgggcaAATGTTAGCATAGCGTAACTCTCAATGAAAACTTGTGATCGGGCAGACATTAACCTGATGCCTCCTCAgcagtcagtctgatccagcaTGTGTAATAATGTTTTCATCGGTCGTCAGGGCGTTCGTTCGGTCGCATGAATAACCACTAAAACAAGATTCACTGTAGAagttcatgttttcttcttgctACACGCCCAAGCCTTCCAGCGTTTGGTCCAGTGTTCATAACTATCAGAATGAAAAGCGCTAGTTCTCCGCGTTAAAGAATAACGGCACCACACTCTGGTTCCATTTGAGCTCCTCTGTTATAAACGGTGACATTATATCCCAGCAGAAACAACAGACTATTGAAGAGAGGGAAAATGCCACGATGAATAATTCATCACAATGTTATAACAGAGCATCCCTAAGACACGCAAAGTCGTCACGCACACATTTTCAATTAAAATCTAGAActagattgcagaccctcgcctccaaaagactattcgttcttgtgagacagtaaacagggcttctggatcagaggggccaaacctgctctagcttgctgctccggaacgtactacaagactccttctggactctttttcccatcatgccattcgtgtccctccctcttaaagtgacagtttacagcacaggcacgattccagatgtaaaaataattctagaatctggatccagatccgtatcaacgccattctcggggaggaccaagccacggacagaaccttgcttgtgtaaaaatttcaagtcgattgggttactagtttttgagttatgcatgcggacagacaaacaaacaaacaaacagacaaacgaacccaattgcaataccctcgcctccccttcggcgagggtaacaagacGCTGCGGCGTCATCAGAGAAGGACGAGATGTGAGGAAGTTAGGCTGAAGCAGTCTGAAACAGaacgtgtgtgtttgatggTGTGAAACATCAGGCACGGTGCCCTGTGGCTAATGAACGGTTCACACTATACGGTTTAACTCCTGCAGCTTGCCTTGGCCTGTTCAGCATTCCACATAAGtttggcaaacacacacacatttacacacacacacacacacacacacacacacacaaagcagaaacaTAACACCAATCTTCATTACCAGATCAGTGAGTGAAATCAGGCACATGCTACGATAATCGGGATGAATCTTGTTTAACTCAGTCACTTGTAGTTCTCTCAAAAGcactaaattaaataaaaaacaaaggtTAGACAATTTGAATCTAAACGAGAATTGTCAGCTGCTCTTTATTTCACAGTGGAAGTAACTGTAAATATTATGTGTTACAATGAAGAAGAAGGCAATTTATACCAGCACAAACGTGTGAaacttcacacacacccacacacacacacacacacacacacaaataatttcCTCCAAGCCCATAAAAGGCAATGCTCCTTCATGCACGAGTACACTGCCACCCGGTGGACATCTATTGTAAAGACagttgttttattaaataaCGTTTAATGCAGCAACTGAGGGTGATAATTAAAATGCTTCCGTATAAGTACGTCAACAGTGAGAGCGCTATCTATTGTTCTCATTAAATCAACAATGCATGTCTCATTTTTAAAACTGACACAAGTGATGAGTGTCAATTATGTTCCAGCTGGTGTTAAATTGGATTAGTGTTTACATCTATTCTTTATTTACCGAGGTGTCTTATAATTGCTTCTCAGTTGCAATTATTTAAACAGAGTCCAAGGGCCAGGCAGGGTCAAAACATGGGGGGGTCAATTCAGAACGCTGGAAGGTAGGAATCATCGCTAACGATCTGGCAAGGGTGTGCattctgagctgagtatatccAAATCATTAGCCCAGTGCAAAGACTTTATAGCAATaaaacatcactgacatcaAAACAACTTTCTTATacaacattaaaatgtataatCAAATGTTAAGATGATTGGTAACTATAAAAACTATAAAATGCCAGGTCTAAAAAGAAGAAACCAATGAATTCACAAGTTACCCATTTTATATTGAACAGGAAAATAAACGAGTCTTACCTATGATTCGTGTCAAACGGTCGAGAGgatattttgtttgttgctcATGTCATTGCAAACACTTCCACTGCCAGTATCTCCTTCTAAAGAGCCACGTCACTTCCCGTTTGCTCTGTTTCATGAGcatgtgagtgtttgtgtcaCTTGTGCCTATGCGTTACGGgaaggatgggtggatggaagGCCTAATCCTGTACTTGTGGTttagttagggggggggggggggtgggagagaGTAAAAGGACTGAATGGTTGATCAGGGCGTTCTCACAGACCTGATGGGTTGAGAGTGTCTCTCTAGCTGccagaggaaaaagacaaaacccaCAGACCACACTGGCTGCCGCTGATGCTCGGTCATAAGGGTGTGTCTCCAAATATGAAGCAAAACGTTCTTGCTGCACTCACATacataagaaaaaaatatttgttttgcagctgtgatgcaagaataaaaagaaatggtAGTGCTTTATAGAAATTGGCAATCACCTAATATATTTTGTAACGacataacaaattaaaatgcaaacataaaacACTATTTTGAAGGAAAAACTTCACGGCATAATGAAAAAGGTGCAAAATCTACTTAAacaaattagaataaaataactCAAGTGCATATTTTCTATTAATAGATTGACTATTGGTTTCTTGGACTCTGAAAAAGAGAGAGTCTTATTCCATTTACTCCTTAAAGTCATCCCAGAATTTAGCTGCAGCATTTTTCTATGGAAACATTATTTTAGCGATGTTTACAgtggaaataaatgtcatgcACAGATAGCTACATTTTCtatgcacatgcacaaacacacactgccaCGGAGGAACTGCTGGAAGCTTCAGCGGACAGCCTGTTGTTTAGCATTTCCTTCTGCATCAGTCGAGCTATTCTGCAAATGACACAACGCAACAGCACAGACCGCCCACTGTGCAGAAAGGTCAGAAAAAACCAGCGTCtcaacagagacagacggacacgcACCAGCGTCACGATGAAAAAGTCAGTGTTCAATGTAAAACCATCTTTAACAACAACCGATagcaaaaacagaagaagaagaagctgcacaCGACGAAGGTTTGTTCTGCATCGCGAGTCGACGTCCGAACTGAGAGTCTCCAGCCCTCCGCTTCCCTCCTGTCTTCCCACCATCAGCTGACACCAGTCCAATGGGGGCATTCTCCActtattcacccccccccctttatcttCCCATTCCCCCCCTTGCATCTCGGCCCTTCTGCACCCCTACAATTCTAAATTCACATCGTATTGGTTTTGTCTTGAAATAGAAATTGAAGATTTATCATTAAGAAAAGCAGCAATTCTATCCTGACAAAAAGATTGTTAGAGCAAGCGTCTCGCTGCTTTCTGCTCTCCTGGGGTCATGAGTTCATGTATAAATCTACTATTGATTGTATTGTATGGACAGTAGTTGGACCATCAGAATCCTCCATTGAAACCATaatagttaccctcgccgaaggggaggcgagggtattgcaattgggtgcgtttgtttgtatgtttgtctgtttgcttgtctgtccgagcgcataactcaaaaactagtaacccaatcgacttgaaatttttacacaagcaaggttctgtccgtggctcggtcctccccgagaatggcgtcgatccggatctggatccagattctagaattatttttacatttggaattgtgcctctgctgtaaactgccactttaagagggagggacacgaatggcatgatgggaaaaagagtccagaaggagtcttgtagtacgttccggagcagcaagctagagcaggtttggcccctctgatccggaagccctgtttactgtctcacaagaacgaatagtcttttggaggcgagggtctgcaatctctgattgtctttctagttaaaTAAGTATCCAACAGTTATAAGATAATGTAATATCAACAACCTGCAGTATGATTGGGGCTGTAGTAAAACATGTAGTACTTCTCACCGCACTCAGTTCAGTTTCTAAAGCCTACAGCTTCACATCTCTTCTAAACAAGGAGAAGTCCACAGCGGAGACGGGGACATTCTTCTCAGCTCTAGTTGTATCAACACGGTGTGCAGCAAACGCCGGGCCTTTAAAAGACATGCGGCGTTGCTTTCAGAGCCCAGAGAACTCTCATCCGAGGCCATAATTAGCTGTGTGGTGGACACAGTAGCACTCAAACTGCAGGGGCAGAGAAAATACTGTCCAAATAGCAGTCTCAAGGGTATGGGGTTGTCAGGAAATGGTTTAGAATCAGAAACTACTATCCAGGGAGTTTGTGTTGACATTCCTGTGCAGGGAGGATGTTGATCTCGACAAACATGGTGGAATATCTGCCTGTGTCGAGTCTCAGTcgtccaggtcgaggtaaatcacaaaaaaaaaacaaagaaccaACCggaagtttggttgaagacgtttcaacTCTCACCcaagaactgaagaagcctcttgctCTCCGTGATGGTGGAATATCCTCTATTCTCCCGACTTTATCTCACTAATATCTATCATTTTTGTCTAATGTGAGCATGAAAATGTGTCGAACATAAATGACATTTCAGATTTTTGTCAAAATTGTCAAAATAATGTGGTCAAATATCGGATTTAGGATACAGTGGAGGAttctttttgtgtttgaatTACACTGGATTTGTGAATCTAGAAACTTTTTAATGCAATTACTTATTTTGTGGTACAGTAGTTGCAAAAATTATGACAATATAAGAAATCAATATTTGCGGAAAGCTTGTTGAACTTACTCAGAAACTACTTTAACGCAGAAATTACACACGaatgaaggaaaaacaaaatccaactcTTTGGAGACAtcggaaaagagagagagcgagagagtcaGCTCCACCAAGACAGCTGCGAGGAGAAGTCTGATAACTGTTTTGGAATCATAGAGCTCCACGCAAACGAGCATCTCAACTAAGGtgaatgaatgagaggaaaTGTAATACAGTTAAATTGTTCATTGGAATATTTTCCAGGATTTTTACACGACTAACAAAATAATCATTTCCAGCTCCAACTGAAAAAAGAGCACAGAACTACGTTTTATTAAGGTCACCAGCTATTAGGCCACAGTGCATTCTCTCACCATATCTAGTTACAAAAGTTCAAATTTCCCAAAACCTGAAGAATATTTGAAAAGCACATCTTTTAGAAACATATAATtcctcatttacatttaaatgctgATGTTTCATGCTGAATTAAGGCGTACCAGCTATTTCCTAGACCCTGACCAATCAACTCACAGCATTCAGAATAATGTGTTCATCAAGAGAATGGATCTATTTACAGCTACATATAACTTCTTATCtttcacaaataaattattttgtttattcatcttctgaaccgatTTTTTTCGTGAtcaagcctatcccagcagtcagcggGCGAgagacacaccctggacaagccgccagttcatcgcagggttacacacagacggacaatcattcacacacacacactcatgggcaatttagtgtaacaaattcacctaatttgcgtGTTTTTGTTAGTGGGAGGACGCtgcagaacccggagagaacccacgcagacacgaggaaaacagaaactcctcacagaaaggcagaagggattcgaacctgtgaccttcttgctgtgaggcagcagcttGCTTTTATAAAATtacaaacattaaaatagtaCCGGACATAAAATAATGAAGCAAAATCAAAAGTTATCCAGTTCAACCTGATCAGCATCACAATTAATTAAAATCCTTGGTCCCACACAAAACCTCAATGAACAGCTTTCTGCAACAAACAAACGCTTTAAGGCATCACTTTATATCATTTGCAGACTTCTAGTCATGGATGTGAGACTAATGGCTACATTATGATGGTAACACATCATAACTAGGAATACTTTACAGTTTTTCTAAATAATATCCAGTGTGCTTTTAATAGACAGTTCTGTTAATACATTGATCTTAAGCTGgatcaacaacaaacagcaaaaacatttcAAGAAAAACAATCGTCTATGAAAATGCAGCTCGCTGCAGTCCAGTGGAGGGCGCTAGTGAGCAGCTAAAGTAACCAagttcaagttgttttataacatGTAAGTACATTAGCTATTAGGAAGTGCGggtgtaatttaatttattgcaATAAAAGTTAATATTTCGATGTGTTTAAAGAACTTTTGTCAATGAGAGACATAATTAACGTGGCATGAATTCTCTTGCCCTGAATATGCCATGAGAGAACGGAGCATAGCTTTGGCTGCGCATTTTCTTCCTTTCAGCGGGAAGCTTTTAACTTCCCATCTTTTGAAGTCAAGATGTCGCTTTGAGGAATAAAACTGATAAAGCTCGCTCTTACCCATTTGTCATCTCCGTAATGCCGAGCATCGCTGCGCTGTCTCCGGGAGCCGACTTGTGTTTTCTGCCCAGTCGGAGGGCGTTCAGACTCCAGATGTTGTCCGGTCTGGGCTTCAGGGTGTGACGTTACGCTGTAGTTTCTCACACAGCCGCAGAATGGCGGAAGAGACCTCGCCTCTGCCCGCGAGCCGTCAAGACGGGCGCAACCCGATGATGCACTTCCGCTGAttagtttcaaaataaaggtacTAATCCTAAAGCAGCAAATTGTTTGGCATTGGCGAGTCTtgcacaaattaataaatacaattattaaacaagttggggagggggggatatTTGTGCCAAAGCTTTGATTCAGTTTGTGAGCCAGAAAAACCAACACCGACCCCGCGGAACGAGACGCGTGTAAATATATCAACAGACTAAACTTGTACTTGTTATCTGAATTTACTACCAGTTCAACATGGCGAGTGGGTACTGTGAAATCCAGCCCACCAAGAAACTATACAGtaagatatttttttatgttatttttttttaaaaagaacagTCACCGGTAGAATTTGCCGACATCTACTACGCAAAGGAAGAGAACAGACCAATtttagcagcaacaacaaataggaagagctgtaataataatagtagcgATAGTGGTGGTCTCAGGAGTTAAGGAATATACTGTACAGTCGCTGCTATTTGTTGTTTCTGCCCCTGGATGCGTCATGATGCCAAAAACTACATACATTTCCTTAAAAGGAGAGTCactgctccccctcccctccctgaaGCAGGGATGAGGTCATTCATAAGGAGAACATTCAGAGTTTCCAAGCCACTGAGGATATCGCAGCACAAACTACCTCCAGACTGACACTGAGATTTAAGACAATCaatgacaaaaatgtcattttatgctCATCAGAAGCTATTTTTGAAACTATACTTGCGTGTTAGTCCTTGTTCACTCTTTACCGGTAATGTTAATATCTGTATGACTAAAGTTTatcagaaacataaaaactaATACTGACGTCAAGTTCtgattgtaataaaaaaaggaaaaagaaaatcgaATAGCGCtccaaatataatatatataaaacaaatataacaaaCATTATAATAAATGCACAAGTTAAAAGAAAAGTGACAACATTCTCATGCATAGCTTTATTTTAGTGCATTGCTAGTGtaacagggttgttatggccCGGTTACACTAGACATAACCAGAAAATAAGTAGTAAACAAACTGTAAATGccaatttattttacagatgaAATTTGTATAGTTCATCTCACATAGCCATAACTACCATAAATAAAAATGCCTTACATAGAAATACATTCCTTTATTTGGAAGAAATATCAGAGAAAAGGTGCTACTGGAATGACAAAATTAACAAGCCAGTCAGCTTCTTCATCAGCACTTCAGGAAAAAAGTATTAATGTGACACGCGACTCACTGGATGTGTgtttcacaaaaagaaaaaatcggCATCCATTGTTTTTACTGGAAGTCTTTGCATCGTGGATAATCTGAAACTCATGGATACTGTCCTTAAACAAGACAGCTGGAGACAGATGCAGTGTCAACAATATTTGATGTCCAGTGATTTAACAGCACAAAAATAACTACATATACCCAAAATAGAAACATAAAATTATCATCTATAATCAAAATATAACAAgccaacaaaaacagaagcaacAAATTATACCAGTAACCAGAAGAAAACCACAAATTGACCAACCCTAAAGCTTCCCCTGATTTCAGTGTGTGAAGCTTCAGTGAACCAAAACATAGCACGAAAAATGTTTAATCTGATtcaattttcatttttcaagaaatgtaaaaatatattaaaccTTTTAAGACTTCAGTATACCCTTGAACATTTTTGAACTAAAACTCTGATGATTCTGTGCTCCCCAGTTCATGCACAGAAATGTAATATTACACCACCAACTCCTCAAATATCTTTCTAAAATGACACATAACCTGCATCACACAATGTTGTGAAAATAATGCAGATTTCCAAAAGAGCACATTGTATTCATAGTACTGATGCCTGGAAATAACTTATGAGTGGTGGGAGACAGACATCGGTCAGTATATTTTAAATGAGTATGCAACTATTGCACTGCAAatccaaataaaaatgtgcGTCAAATGTTTTGGTTTATATCTCTGCTGTCCTGTTTCTCAGTTTTTCCGCTACATTCTTTGGTCCCTTCATATATGTGCAAGAACAATTTAGCAAACTTCCCCAGTAACCCCAGTACTTGGTATGGTTTTCACTTTTCACAAACCAAAGTTCGTCATTTCCTTCACCTTTCCCACTGATTGATCATGTCTATCTGATCCCAGACCAGCTGTGAAGATAGGAGGTCCAGCCTGAGCCCCGATTCCCAGAgccctcttcctcacctgcgcAAAGGAGATCAAAGAGTACGCAGATGTTATTAGCATATATTATTGACATATTTTACTGTTATTAGAGGCATATTATGCAGCATTCCAAAAACCTGGAAAGAAGAATGTTAAATATGAGTTTTTTGTGGGATCGGAAAAATAGGTATAATAAGCAACCTTGTTGTATAAATGAAATATGATGCTGATACTTGCTTCTACCAGCATAACCACTGCCATACAAACAATATTGTGAATTAGGAGTATGATCATTGGTCAGATTGCGAACATGTTCTTACAAGCACGGACATATATCACTGTGTGAGTATCTTAGTTTAATTTCTATATGATAAACCTTTCAACGCCATGCCAGTACTTTTTTGGGTACATCGTTGTAGCGAGTCATGAACCATTTTATTTGAGTTGTGCCGAACCATTTCACCTTGTGCCTACCTTGTGCAATGGCAGACAGTTTACTTTTCTCTTCTGGACTGAGCTGCAACATTGTGTGTATTACAGGCAGAAGGGCCTGCCTCTCGCTGCCAGATTGCAGGAAAATGAACTGCAGGAGGACATTCTTTAGATACTCCAAATTGGCCAcactcttctccctctcctggtTTCTCTCTAGGCGACGTACTTCACTCTTCAACAGCTAGCAGACAGAAGataataacaatttagaacatatCAAACACTAAACACTGACAAGTGTCCCAATTTACAATGTGGATCATTAAAGTAATGCATTCTTTTATATCGCACTAttccaaataaagaaaaatggaAGGATTGACTTTGAATCCATCTTCAGACATACCTGTCACTTATTGTTGTACTGTATATAGCAAATGTACTCACAAATGATTTACAAGCTAAATTACTTTAGCAGAAAATTggagaatattttttattaacattattattttaataaataaaacaaagaccgATAAACTTATGTTTTAAAGCCATTTACAAACGAGGACCACATTTAAACTGGGTTTGGTTGATTTTTAGAGCATAATTGCCATTTCGCGGCAGACAGATTTTGGCCCGCGCTACTTACCGTAGTTTAACGTCACACGTCACGGAGAAAATATGGCGGCGCCGTATGGTGCTCTCTAAGGCGCACGGAAGGAAGTTCTTTGTTGTTTTGCAGCAACGATCGCAGCTGCTCGTTGCTAGTTTAGCCCACTCGCGTCGTGATAATGGGTTTGGCGCGGTTGCTATGCGGGACGCTGGTTTGTCACTCCGGACATTTTCGTTTCGGTAACATTCAGCAAAGAGTTATTCACAATGTAATGGCGGCTTCACAGGCTCCGGCGACCACGTCCAACAAGGTGAACTGGGTTACATGCGCAGCAGGTCTGTTCGGCAGGATAACTGCCCGCCGCCGCCTCAGCACTCCGGTCCATCCTCCCAGTGACGTCACCCTGTTCGAGCACGACAGGACCCGCTTCTTCCGGCTCCTCTCAGTCTTCTGCGGCGGACAGTTGATCTTCTGGACATACCTGGGCCACTTTGCCTTCACTGAACTCAAAGACACGGGCGCCGCCGGAGAGCAGGGGAAGGCAGAGGCTTCAACCACAACGGGGCTCGCCGGATTCTGGAGCTTCGAGATGAACCTGGGGTCGCACGCCTGGAGGTACGGCTTCACGCTGGGGTGTCTGACGATAGGACTGGGGATCGTCGGGCTCGGGGTTCTGTTTTGTCGGCGCTCCGTGAGCCAGGTGGTTCTCCACCGAGGCGGGAGGATGGTGACGGTTTCCACCCAGTCGCCTCTGGGACCAGGCAGAGGCCGGGGACTCACAGTCCCGCTGTCCCAGGTCGCCGGTCACGTtcacagacaggaagccccCCTGTTCATCCCGCTCAGGATCAAGGGACACAAATTCTACTTTCTTCTGGACAAAGAAGGGACTATAAACAATGGCCGCCTGTTCGATGTAACTGTTGGGGCTTTCCGTCAATTTTAAGCCAAACACAGTTACGAGAGACGCCAACGGAGCTCTGGTCTGAACTGTGCATCACCGTCTTCTAAATAAAACCTATGATCTGAAACAGACTCTTTCATGTGTGCATGGTTAAGATCACGGCACGTATTTATTCTCCTCAGAATAACCAGTT
This region of Brachionichthys hirsutus isolate HB-005 chromosome 12, CSIRO-AGI_Bhir_v1, whole genome shotgun sequence genomic DNA includes:
- the tmem223 gene encoding transmembrane protein 223, yielding MGLARLLCGTLVCHSGHFRFGNIQQRVIHNVMAASQAPATTSNKVNWVTCAAGLFGRITARRRLSTPVHPPSDVTLFEHDRTRFFRLLSVFCGGQLIFWTYLGHFAFTELKDTGAAGEQGKAEASTTTGLAGFWSFEMNLGSHAWRYGFTLGCLTIGLGIVGLGVLFCRRSVSQVVLHRGGRMVTVSTQSPLGPGRGRGLTVPLSQVAGHVHRQEAPLFIPLRIKGHKFYFLLDKEGTINNGRLFDVTVGAFRQF